In Synergistota bacterium, a single window of DNA contains:
- a CDS encoding FAD-binding oxidoreductase yields MNYRKVDTNILEKLKKICGEKDVIYEDKEKLESYACDESGKLFCKIPEVVVKPENTEEVSQVMALANEYLIPVTPRGAGSGLAGASIPICGGIVLSMEKMNKIIEIDRINRVAVVEPGVITNDLCKKVEEEGLYYAGYPMSVGLSTIGGNVATNAGGSKVIRYGNTRKHVLGAEVVLPTGEILMLGGKRRKETWGYDLLDLLIGSEGTLCIFTKLILNLIPLPKKTVDLLTPFKSIEDVIEAIKEIFLEAKNIPTAIEFIDKRSIDIASRYLNLSLPLQDKAQAFLIIQIEGSSNKELEDAYEKVGKACLKNGALDVFVADNRANSEKIWRIRKEITESLKNKDPYVSLSGDMVVPVSEIPKMLRKIKEIEKKYGIETATIGHIGDGNLHPALFKPFNISPEEWITLSEKIIEELIEEAVKLGGAGSGEHGVGFLKKKAFLKTKTPKEIELMRGIKKLFDPNMILNPEKVI; encoded by the coding sequence GTGAATTACAGGAAGGTCGATACTAACATTCTGGAAAAGCTTAAAAAAATATGTGGTGAAAAAGACGTTATATATGAGGACAAAGAAAAACTTGAAAGCTACGCCTGTGATGAATCAGGGAAACTCTTCTGTAAGATTCCAGAAGTAGTTGTAAAACCAGAAAATACAGAAGAAGTTTCCCAGGTAATGGCACTTGCAAATGAATACCTTATTCCGGTAACTCCTCGAGGAGCGGGAAGCGGACTAGCAGGGGCTTCAATTCCAATATGCGGAGGTATAGTTCTATCTATGGAGAAAATGAACAAGATCATCGAGATAGACAGGATAAATAGGGTTGCCGTAGTCGAACCTGGAGTTATAACTAATGATCTATGTAAAAAGGTGGAAGAAGAAGGATTATACTATGCAGGATATCCTATGAGTGTCGGATTAAGCACTATTGGTGGAAACGTAGCAACCAATGCTGGTGGAAGCAAAGTAATAAGATATGGTAATACGAGAAAACACGTCCTTGGAGCTGAGGTAGTACTTCCTACAGGAGAAATACTAATGCTTGGGGGGAAAAGAAGAAAGGAAACATGGGGATACGATCTCCTCGATTTACTCATAGGCTCTGAAGGAACCTTATGTATATTTACAAAGCTCATCTTAAATCTAATACCCCTTCCTAAAAAAACTGTTGACCTTCTGACCCCATTTAAAAGCATTGAAGATGTTATAGAAGCAATTAAAGAAATATTTTTAGAAGCTAAAAACATACCAACAGCAATAGAATTTATAGACAAACGCTCAATAGATATAGCTAGTAGATATCTTAACCTATCATTACCATTACAAGATAAAGCTCAAGCTTTCCTTATAATACAAATTGAAGGAAGTTCTAATAAAGAGCTTGAGGATGCTTATGAAAAGGTTGGAAAAGCCTGTCTTAAAAATGGAGCGCTAGATGTTTTCGTTGCAGACAATAGAGCAAATTCTGAAAAGATATGGAGAATAAGAAAGGAGATAACAGAATCTTTAAAAAACAAAGATCCCTATGTTTCCTTAAGTGGAGATATGGTTGTCCCCGTTTCGGAGATACCAAAGATGCTAAGAAAAATCAAAGAAATCGAGAAAAAATATGGGATAGAAACGGCTACTATAGGACATATAGGGGATGGTAACCTCCATCCTGCATTATTTAAACCTTTTAATATCTCTCCAGAAGAGTGGATTACGCTTTCAGAAAAGATAATAGAAGAGCTAATAGAGGAAGCAGTCAAACTTGGAGGAGCAGGAAGTGGAGAACATGGTGTTGGTTTCCTAAAGAAAAAAGCATTCTTAAAAACGAAAACTCCTAAGGAAATAGAATTAATGAGAGGGATAAAAAAGCTCTTTGATCCAAACATGATACTTAACCCTGAAAAGGTAATATAA